The following coding sequences are from one Triticum dicoccoides isolate Atlit2015 ecotype Zavitan chromosome 4A, WEW_v2.0, whole genome shotgun sequence window:
- the LOC119289168 gene encoding uncharacterized protein LOC119289168: MYSLRLATSGSTALGFTLGRFGGKTGGGAAAGGLAAPAAAAHVGRRSVSATSNAAAPVPGDQGVGMDPSKQQQQHKPHAPAGGQQGDDVHKTTTAHGDVMTHSFGEGYSTRSDEEGFGGVYGQNDPVLNPGTEVHPNHPEYDKSQGSEVKEKEKARHLKDDKHAT; this comes from the exons ATGTACTCGCTCAGGCTCGCTACCAGCGGCAGCACAGCACTCGGCTTCACGCTCGGCCGGTTCGGCGGGAAGACAGGCGGCGGCGCCGCAGCAGGAGGACTAGCGGCACCCGCAGCGGCGGCGCACGTAGGGAGGAGGAGCGTCTCCGCGACGTCGAACGCCGCCGCGCCGGTGCCAGGCGACCAGGGCGTCGGCATGGACccgagcaagcagcagcagcagcacaagccCCACGCGCCGGCGGGGGGACAGCAGGGCGACGACGTGCACAAGACCACCACTGCTCACGG GGACGTGATGACCCACTCGTTCGGGGAGGGGTACTCGACGAGGTCGGACGAGGAGGGGTTCGGAGGGGTCTACGGCCAGAACGACCCGGTGCTCAACCCTGGGACCGAAGTGCACCCCAACCATCCTG AGTATGACAAGTCGCAGGGATCGGAggtgaaggagaaggagaaggcgcGCCATCTCAAGGACGACAAGCACGCGACCTAG